A window of Hevea brasiliensis isolate MT/VB/25A 57/8 chromosome 14, ASM3005281v1, whole genome shotgun sequence contains these coding sequences:
- the LOC110641549 gene encoding L-type lectin-domain containing receptor kinase IX.1-like: MFFYNYSPFYPPLLIHLQLGFIIFLFLINFHVTPLSFNFTSFYPSNQDIKCEGDAASLDSVLQLNKYEVEQTGHATYGELLHLWDKASGNLADFTTNFTFSIDSQYNEKYADGFAFFLAPPQFRIPDVQGGGGGGGLGLAYGNQTLNSTDNPFVAVEFDTYINIFDKEEAEHVGINVNSLVSSKSGRFFSNVMQGGMMNAQISYNSSSQNLCVYYTGVENSISYPRELCCEIDLREYLPEWVSFGFSAATGKYYEFHTIHSWSFIARLENDDIQPSSSPPNSHKKHGMPIWLLVVVCILSLSVIVFSIIIIFPLIVKKNERKQEDTIHVTEQEFETATGAKKISYEDLDRATNKFDEQAKLGEGGFSTVYKGFWSEKNLHVAVKKLNNVSIQGLQNYVSEVIITSKLNHQNLIKLIGWCHDREQLLLAFEYMPNLSLEHHLFNGSSLLKWVERYKIVQGLASALHYLHQGCSRCVLHRDIKSSNVLLDSNFNAKLSDFGLARIVHHDAKSQTLEGWTNGYEAPECHQTGKSGKQSDVFSFGVVALEIACGRRPFVQMEDGNQVRIVKWVWDHYEKGNLLDAADPRLSGEFDGNQMKRLMMLGLWCAHPMFSHRPSIGEALKVLNFEATPPKLPSKFPSSTVSSISSLVSSIAMACQAAGCKCILPIRCEKKKY, from the coding sequence ATGTTCTTCTATAATTACAGTCCTTTCTACCCTCCTCTTCTCATCCATCTTCAATTAGGATTCATAATTTTCTTGTTTCTAATAAACTTTCATGTTACTCCATTATCATTTAATTTCACCAGCTTTTATCCAAGTAATCAAGACATAAAATGTGAAGGTGATGCTGCTTCTTTGGATTCTGTGCTTCAGCTCAACAAATACGAAGTTGAACAAACAGGTCATGCCACATATGGTGAATTATTGCATCTTTGGGACAAGGCCTCAGGAAATCTCGCAGACTTCACCACCAATTTCACCTTCTCCATCGACTCACAGTACAACGAAAAATACGCTGATGGGTTCGCGTTCTTTTTGGCTCCACCGCAATTCCGAATCCCGGATGTACAgggcggtggtggtggtggtggtcttggtCTTGCTTATGGGAACCAGACTTTAAACTCAACCGATAATCCATTTGTCGCTGTGGAGTTTGATACTTACATAAATATATTTGACAAAGAGGAGGCAGAACATGTGGGCATTAACGTCAACTCTTTAGTATCTTCTAAAAGCGGGAGATTCTTTAGCAATGTTATGCAAGGAGGAATGATGAATGCTCAGATAAGTTACAATTCCAGCTCGCAAAATCTCTGTGTTTACTACACAGGAGTAGAAAATAGCATATCTTACCCGCGGGAGCTTTGCTGTGAAATTGATCTGAGGGAATACTTGCCAGAATGGGTTAGTTTTGGCTTCTCAGCTGCAACAGGGAAGTATTACGAGTTCCATACCATCCACTCTTGGTCTTTCATTGCAAGGTTGGAAAATGATGATATACAACCTTCATCATCTCCGCCAAATTCTCATAAAAAACATGGGATGCCAATTTGGTTATTGGTTGTTGTTTGCATTTTGTCTTTATCAGTTATAGTTTTCTCTATAATAATCATTTTTCCCTTGATTGTAAAGAAGAACGAAAGGAAGCAAGAAGATACTATACATGTGACGGAACAAGAATTTGAAACAGCGACAGGAGCAAAGAAGATTTCATATGAAGATTTGGATCGTGCAACCAATAAATTCGACGAGCAAGCGAAGCTTGGGGAGGGAGGGTTTAGCACAGTTTATAAGGGATTTTGGAGCGAGAAAAACCTCCATGTTGCTGTAAAGAAGTTGAATAACGTGTCTATCCAAGGGCTACAGAACTATGTATCAGAAGTAATCATCACTAGCAAGTTGAATCATCAAAACTTGATTAAACTGATAGGGTGGTGCCATGATAGAGAGCAACTCCTGCTCGCTTTCGAGTACATGCCAAATCTGAGTTTAGAGCACCATCTTTTCAATGGATCAAGCCTGCTGAAATGGGTGGAAAGGTATAAAATTGTCCAAGGTTTGGCCTCTGCTTTGCATTACTTGCACCAAGGATGTTCACGATGTGTGCTACATCGTGACATAAAATCAAGCAATGTGTTGCTAGATTCAAATTTCAATGCCAAGCTTTCAGATTTTGGATTAGCCCGGATTGTGCATCACGATGCCAAGTCTCAAACACTTGAAGGTTGGACTAATGGCTACGAAGCTCCTGAATGTCATCAGACTGGAAAATCAGGCAAACAGTCTGATGTCTTCAGTTTCGGTGTTGTTGCTTTGGAGATTGCATGTGGAAGAAGACCATTTGTGCAAATGGAGGATGGAAACCAGGTTCGCATAGTGAAGTGGGTGTGGGATCACTATGAAAAAGGCAATCTTCTTGATGCCGCTGACCCAAGATTAAGCGGAGAATTTGATGGCAATCAGATGAAGCGGTTGATGATGCTGGGTCTCTGGTGCGCTCATCCTATGTTTTCTCATCGACCTTCAATAGGAGAAGCCTTGAAAGTGCTTAACTTTGAAGCTACACCCCCTAAGCTCCCATCAAAATTTCCTTCTTCTACAGTTTCATCAATTTCATCTTTAGTTTCCTCAATCGCTATGGCTTGCCAAGCAGCAGGATGCAAGTGCATTTTACCAATCCGGtgtgaaaagaaaaaatattaa